The stretch of DNA TCGTCGACCAGCAGCCCGACCACGGCCGCGCGGGCCTCCTCGGCCGACCGCGCCGCGAGCGCCGCCGCCGCCATCTCGCGGCACCGCTCCAGCGTGTGGTGCCGCACGGCGTACCGCACGGCCGGCACGGCACCTGCCGACATCGACAGGCTCGTGACGCCAAGACCCACCAGGACCAGCGCCATCAACGGGTCGGCCGCCGACTCGCCGCACACCCCGACCGGCTTGCCGAGCGTCACCCCGGCCCGAGCCGTGGTGGCGACCAGGTCGAGCACGGCCGGCTGCCACGGGTCGAGCAGGTCGGCCAGCTCACCGCGCAGCCGGTCGGTGGCCATCGTGTACTGCGCGAGGTCGTTGGTGCCGAGGGAGACGAAGTCCACCTCCGCGAGCAGCTGCTCGGCCCGCAGCGCGGCCGAGGGCACCTCCACCATCACGCCGACCGTCGCGACCCCCGCGGCACGGGCTCGTGCCGCGAACTCCCGGGCCTCGTCCACCGTGGCGATCATCGGGGCCATCACCCAGGGGGTGGTGCCCGTCTCGCGCTGGGCATCGGCGAGCGCCGCCAGCTGGGTGTCGAGCAGCTCCGGGTGCGTGCGCACCTGGCGGTAGCCCCGCACGCCGAGCGCCGGGTTCTCCTCGTCGGGCTGCGTGGCGAAGGTCAGCGGCTTGTCCGCACCGGCGTCGAGCGTGCGGACCACCACCTTGCGCTCGCCGAGCGCCCGGAGGACGACGGCGTAGGTCTCCGCCTGCTCCTTGCGGGTCGGCGCCGTGGACCGCTCGAGGAACAGCACCTCGGTGCGGAACAGGCCGACGCCCTGCACCGGCTGCGGGGCCACGCGCTGGGCGTCCTCGGCCGTGCCGATGTTGGCGAGCAGCTGCACGGGATGGCCGTCGGCCGTGGCACCCGGTGCGGTGTCCTCCTCGAACACGCGCTCGGTCGCCGCCCGGCGCGCCAGCGCCGCCCGCAGCTCGTCGTCCGGGTCGACCGTCACGGTGGACGTCGCCGAGTCGACGGCGACCTCGACGCCCTCGGGCAGGTCGGTCGCACCGGTGACGCGGACCAGGCACGGCAGGCCCAGCTGGCCCGCGATGATCGCGGTGTGGCCGGTGGGGCCGCCGAGCTCGGTGACGATCGCCACCACGTTCGCCAGGTCGAGCGCCGCCGTGTCCGCCGGTGCGAGGTCGCGGGCGACCACCACGGACGGCCTGGTCAGCTCGGGGACACCGGGTGCCGGCAGCCCCATCGCGCGGGCCACCACCCGGTCACGCACCGACCGCAGGTCGGTGACGCGCTCGGCGAGGTACCCGCCCGCCTGCTCGAACATCGCGGCGAACAT from Cellulomonas sp. NTE-D12 encodes:
- the ptsP gene encoding phosphoenolpyruvate--protein phosphotransferase, which produces MTAAVGAASGAVLHGVGVGRRTAVGPVVQVRPAPAPAADAPLLVDGAPAGPEQVRAAVGQAFTDVADALQAQSDRSSGTVKEVLAATAQMAADPALRTGVLARLDAGEPPVAAVDAVVDMFAAMFEQAGGYLAERVTDLRSVRDRVVARAMGLPAPGVPELTRPSVVVARDLAPADTAALDLANVVAIVTELGGPTGHTAIIAGQLGLPCLVRVTGATDLPEGVEVAVDSATSTVTVDPDDELRAALARRAATERVFEEDTAPGATADGHPVQLLANIGTAEDAQRVAPQPVQGVGLFRTEVLFLERSTAPTRKEQAETYAVVLRALGERKVVVRTLDAGADKPLTFATQPDEENPALGVRGYRQVRTHPELLDTQLAALADAQRETGTTPWVMAPMIATVDEAREFAARARAAGVATVGVMVEVPSAALRAEQLLAEVDFVSLGTNDLAQYTMATDRLRGELADLLDPWQPAVLDLVATTARAGVTLGKPVGVCGESAADPLMALVLVGLGVTSLSMSAGAVPAVRYAVRHHTLERCREMAAAALAARSAEEARAAVVGLLVDEVRATLG